From the Oryzias latipes chromosome 22, ASM223467v1 genome, one window contains:
- the snapc1 gene encoding snRNA-activating protein complex subunit 1 isoform X1, with amino-acid sequence MDFCRRHVKSDCEELLSRFRRTQSVRFEIFSGIWRDMKFASIFYGTMFHEKRPFARLVLDIASCYFLPPFSFQIRVGGLYLLHSLYHSQDTVPPEQVCSLPACYTSFLFWLQIRLALKDWEEVKKFERDAVNAQHFDVVFILHQLMSCKAIHFTAMPTLIMFPKKRKVERSVLCEDFVERVARPQELINIDLLEELSNVHELYEKMKSSVTSQAESSSMNLTHKDLTSRLRGAVIDFHNWQQTKNGVDEEEVSGEGTSSQLESSKRAELLASIKSKAFGEAAEMCKSRRHRQVEVDHPVSEEESPHPSGRSRISKPSLRARTAENIHISGEVWKEALSRTTTSSLSTLESTAEEKPKKIKRFKWR; translated from the exons ATGGATTTCTGCAGGAGGCATGTAAAGTCGGACTGCGAAGAGCTGCTGAGCCGCTTCAGGCGGACCCAGTCGGTCCGGTTCGAGATCTTCTCCGGGATCTGGAGGGACATGAAGTTCGCCTCCATCTTTTA CGGCACCATGTTCCACGAGAAGCGTCCCTTCGCCCGCCTTGTTCTGGACATCGCCAGCTGCTACTTCCTGCCACCGTTCAGCTTCCAGATCCGAGTGGGAGGGCTTTACCTGCTGCACAGCCTGTATCACTCCCAGGACACCGTTCCCCCAGAGCAG gtctgcagCCTCCCTGCGTGTTACACCTCCTTCCTCTTCTGGCTGCAGATCCGTTTAGCGCTGAAGGACTGGGAGGAAGTGAAGAAGTTCGAGAGGGATGCAGTGAACGCTCAGCACTTTGACGTTGTCTTCATTCTGCACCAGTTGATGTCCTGCAAAGCCATCCACTTCACCGCCATGCCCACCCTG ATCATGTTCCCTAAGAAGAGGAAGGTGGAGAGGTCGGTGCTGTGTGAGGACTTCGTGGAGCGAGTGGCTCGTCCTCAGGAGCTCATCAACATCGACCTGCTGGAG GAACTCTCCAACGTTCACGAGCTGTACGAGAAGATGAAGAGCTCCGTCACCTCCCAGGCAGAATCTTCGTCCATGAACCTGACTCATAAAGACCTGACGTCTCGGCTCCGCGGCGCCGTTATAGACTTCCATAACTGGCAGCAGACCAAA AACGGCGTTGATGAAGAGGAGGTCTCTGGCGAAGGAACGTCCTCGCAGTTGGAG TCGTCCAAAAGAGCAGAACTCCTCGCCTCCATCAAGTCGAAGGCATTTGGAGAAGCAGCAGAG ATGTGTAAGTCGCGGCGTCATCGTCAGGTGGAGGTGGATCACCCCGTCAGCGAGGAGGAGTCGCCCCACCCGTCGGGCCGCTCCAGGATAAGCAAGCCGTCGCTTAGAGCCAGAACCGCCGAGAACATCCACATCTCAG
- the yipf6 gene encoding protein YIPF6 yields MAAEEEASRPFAGLSDVSISEDIPVEGDISVPVGPSRTEEEFSTLDEPVKETILRDLRAVGNKFIHVLYPRRSSALLRDWDLWGPLLLCVTLALLLQDGTADSDHEGGPQFAEVFVIVWFGSIIITLNSKLLGGTLSFFQSLCVLGYCILPLTVAMVVCRIVLFGASGTIGFVVRLVVVTASFGWSTFASTAFLSDSQPANRRALVVYPVFLFYFVIGWMVLTFSPSTERQP; encoded by the exons ATGGCGGCTGAGGAGGAGGCCAGCCGGCCGTTCGCGGGGCTCTCCGACGTCTCCATATCGGAGGACATCCCCGTGGAGGGGGACATCTCGGTGCCCGTGGGCCCCTCCAGGACCGAGGAGGAGTTCTCGACACTGGACGAGCCGGTGAAGGAGACCATCCTGCGGGATCTGCGGGCGGTGGGCAACAAGTTCATCCACGTGCTCTACCCGCGGCGCAGCTCGGCGCTGCTGCGGGACTGGGACCTGTGGGGCCCGCTGCTGCTCTGCGTCACGCTGGCCCTGCTGCTGCAGGACGGCACGGCCGACAGCGACCACGAGGGAGGACCGCAGTTCGCGGAG GTGTTTGTCATCGTCTGGTTCGGCTCCATCATCATCACTCTGAACTCCAAGCTGCTGGGCGGGACGCTGTCCTTCTTCCAGAGCCTGTGCGTGCTGGGATACTGCATCCTGCCTCTGACCGTGGCCATGGTGGTGTGCCGGATCGTCCTGTTCGGCGCCTCCGGGACCATCGGCTTCGTGGTGAGGCTGGTGGTCGTGACGGCGTCTTTCGGCTGGTCCACCTTCGCCTCCACGGCCTTCCTGTCCGACAGCCAGCCGGCCAACCGCAGGGCTCTGGTGGTCTACCCCGTCTTCCTCTTCTACTTTGTGATCGGGTGGATGGTCCTGACCTTCTCTCCTTCAACGGAGAGGCAACCGTGA
- the LOC105356987 gene encoding uncharacterized protein LOC105356987, with translation MDGPPQLPPELWVCVFRFLSTEEKHAVRSCCRLLRGLVDHPSLWKDHTVVLSDLRRYTYGFWDTLNRRRLTRVAVRHLRRKEWRRLVKFLPALTAIVFVDGGRQYKETYLDNLHRFPDLRDLGVRNATWDAALMSPSLTQHLRARLTHLGVCNVRLQSTVEFVGAVSELVNLRSLLFHHQGEGFGLGTVRPVPRGVFHRLLLSLRKLQHLSWGMKEEPPVPLPDDYLSPPDPEQPGASSYGGPALRSLVLVDYPENALPENALRSLVSLRSLTVHYRYIREGMECRLSSWLSPLHQLQSLTIIGGNSLSTYTTTIPPTVTRLTLRVAVTLKDLDSVAPKVPGLQHLDIEQNRSSGSLCRRIPMLFPQLRTLRIRFFRREPEKDLLSLVKLRHLQQLELLVERFYILRDYLNGHPWPSPNVQDLINQIRELSENRITVITAMRQRDPLRECDCVWEGD, from the exons ATGGACGGTCCTCCGCAACTTCCCCCCGAACTTTGGGTCTGCGTGTTCCGCTTCCTCAGCACGGAGGAGAAGCACGCGGTCCGGTCCTGCTGCCGGCTCCTGCGGGGGCTGGTGGACCACCCGTCCCTGTGGAAGGACCACACGGTGGTGCTGTCCGACCTCCGCCGCTACACCTACGGCTTCTGGGACACCCTGAACCGGCGCAGACTCACCCGGGTCGCCGTGCGGCATCTGCGGCGCAAAGAGTGGCGGCGCCTCGTCAAGTTCCTCCCGGCGCTCACGGCCATCGTGTTCGTGGACGGAGGACGGCAGTACAAGGAGACCTACCTGGACAACCTGCACAGGTTCCCCGACCTGCGGGACCTGGGGGTGCGGAACGCCACCTGGGACGCCGCGCTCATGAGCCCGAGCCTCACCCAGCACCTGCGCGCGCGGCTCACGCACCTGGGCGTGTGCAACGTGCGGCTGCAGTCCACGGTGGAGTTCGTCGGCGCGGTGTCGGAGCTGGTCAACCTGCGCTCCCTGCTCTTCCACCACCAGGGGGAGGGCTTCGGCCTGGGCACGGTGCGGCCGGTGCCCCGTGGCGTCTTCCACCGCCTGCTACTCAGCCTGAGGAAGCTGCAGCACCTGTCCTGGGGCATGAAAGAGGAGCCGCCGGTGCCGCTGCCCGACGACTACCTGAGCCCCCCGGACCCGGAGCAGCCAG GAGCCTCCTCATATGGGGGCCCGGCTCTGAGGAGCCTGGTTCTGGTGGATTACCCTGAGAACGCGCTCCCTGAAAACGCGCTGAGGAGCCTGGTGTCGCTGCGCTCCCTGACCGTCCACTACAGGTACATCAGAGAGGGCATGGAGTGCCGCCTCAGCTCCTGGCTGAGTCCTCTGCACCAGCTCCAGTCACTTACCATCATCG GTGGGAATTCTCTCAGCACCTATACAACCACCATCCCGCCAACAGTGACCAGGCTGACGCTGCGGGTcgccgtgaccctgaaagactTGGACTCCGTCGCCCCAAAGGTCCCTGGGCTGCAGCACCTGGACATTGAGCAGAACCGCTCCAGCGGCAGTCTCTGCAGAAGAATCCCCATGTTGTTCCCTCAGCTCAGAACCCTCAGGATTCG GTTTTTCCGTCGGGAGCCGGAGAAAGACCTGCTGAGcctggtgaagctgcggcacctgcagcagctggagctgCTGGTGGAGCGCTTCTACATCCTCAGAGACTACCTGAACGGCCACCCGTGGCCCAGCCCCAACGTGCAGGACCTGATCAACCAGATCCGGGAGCTGTCGGAGAACAGGATCACCGTCATCACCGCCATGCGGCAGAGGGACCCTCTGCGAGAGTGTGACTGCGTGTGGGAGGGAGACTGA
- the dtd2 gene encoding putative D-tyrosyl-tRNA(Tyr) deacylase 2 yields the protein MADSGGGPAARTVLQQCLQARLQVQPAGEQSEAQYVQINRGMVIYVCFFKGATEDMLPRMVSTLLNLRLCESSSGKLVSVLELPGSLLIVPQATLGGRPKGRAMQYHQNISKEDGLRLYSAFVSMCAKELAAAAASADVTVKHGTYGNRQVLMLDTNGPYTHLMEF from the exons ATGGCGGACAGCGGCGGCGGCCCGGCAGCTCGGACGGTCCTGCAGCAGTGCCTTCaggcccgcctccaggtccagCCGGCAGGAGAACAGTCCGAGGCTCAGTACGTCCAG ATCAACAGAGGAATGGTGATCTACGTCTGCTTCTTCAAAGGAGCCACAGAGGACATGCTGCCCAGGATGG TGTCCACGCTGTTGAACCTGCGTCTGTGTGAGTCTTCCTCTGGGAAGTTGGTGTCTGTGCTGGAGCTGCCCGGCAGTCTGCTCATCGTTCCTCAGGCCACCCTGGGTGGGAGGCCCAAAGGCCGGGCCATGCAGTACCACCAAAACATCAGCAAAGAGGACGGCTTGCGGCTTTACAGCGCCTTCGTCTCCATGTGTGCGAAGGAGCTGGCGGCGGCCGCTGCCTCAGCCGATGTGACGGTAAAACATGGGACGTACGGAAACAGACAAGTCCTGATGCTGGACACAAACGGTCCCTACACTCACCTGATGGAGTTCTGA
- the nubpl gene encoding iron-sulfur protein NUBPL, which yields MTRFTYSKLSHFLKTLSCRPPAVRAGAETKAATSCCVQLKRDQSSDSRALQDRQRQQMARGLPKQKPVAGVKQVIVVASGKGGVGKSTTAVNLALAIMANDSSRTVGLLDADVYGPSIPKLMNLTGNPQLTDNNLMIPLTNYGVPCMSMGFLVEDTAPIVWRGLMVMSAIERLLRQVHWGSLDYLVVDMPPGTGDVQLSITQNIPIAGAVIVSTPQDIALLDARRGAEMFKKVNVPVLGLVENMSVFQCPNCNHQTHIFGSEGARRVAETLGVAFLGDIPLHLSIRETSDVGQPVVVSAPDSSEAKAYRKVASAVLQRLQEVS from the exons ATGACTCGATTCACTTACAGCAAACTGTCTCATTTTCTGAAGACCCTGAGCTGTAGACCCCCGGCTgtcagagcaggagcagagacaaaaGCTGCGACGTCTTGCTGCGTGCAGCTGAAACGGGATCAG TCGTCCGACAGCAGAGCGCTTCAGGACAGGCAGAGGCAGCAGATGGCCAGAGGTCTTCCCAAGCAGAAGCCAGTCGCTGGAGTCAAGCAGGTCATCGTTGTTGCCTCAGGAAAAGGCGGCGTGGGGAAGTCCACCACTGCAG TGAATTTGGCTCTTGCAATAATGGCTAATGATTCG TCCAGGACGGTCGGTCTGTTGGACGCAGACGTGTACGGTCCGTCCATCCCCAAACTCATGAACCTGACAGGAAACCCGCAGCTCACTGACA ACAATCTAATGATCCCCCTGACCAACTATGGGGTCCCGTG CATGTCGATGGGCTTCCTGGTGGAGGACACGGCGCCGATTGTGTGGAGGGGGCTGATGGTGATGTCAGCTATAGAGCGGCTGCTCAGACAG gtgcactggggttctctGGACTACCTGGTGGTGGACATGCCCCCTGGGACAGGTGACGTCCAGCTGTCCATCACCCAGAACATTCCAATCGCAG GTGCCGTCATCGTGTCCACGCCACAAGACATCGCTCTGCTGGACGCCCGCAGAGGAGCCGAGATGTTCAAGAAAGTGAACGTGCCG GTTCTTGGTCTGGTGGAGAACATGAGCGTCTTCCAGTGCCCCAACTGTAACCACCAGACCCACATCTTTGGCTCGGAGGGGGCCCGGCGCGTCGCTGAAACTCTGGGAGTCGCCTTCCTGG GTGACATTCCTCTCCATCTGAGCATCAGAGAGACGTCGGACGTGGGCCAGCCGGTGGTGGTCTCTGCTCCCGACAGCTCCGAG GCCAAGGCGTACCGGAAGGTGGCGTCTGCCGTTCTACAGCGATTACAGGAAGTCAGCTGA